A DNA window from Cutaneotrichosporon cavernicola HIS019 DNA, chromosome: 2 contains the following coding sequences:
- the MET3 gene encoding uncharacterized protein (Catalyzes the first intracellular reaction of sulfate assimilation, forming adenosine-5'-phosphosulfate (APS) from inorganic sulfate and ATP. Plays an important role in sulfate activation as a component of the biosynthesis pathway of sulfur- containing amino acids) — protein sequence MANTPHGGVLKDLLTRDAPKHAQLAEEARSLPDLFLTERQLCDLELILNGGFSPLEGFMNEADYTSVRDTLRLAKVNGQRQGSLFSMPITLDVSQEDIDRLSLKPGSRIALRDFRDEAALAIITLDDIYRPDKATEAINVMGADDLAHPAVKYLHNSIKEFYIGGKVEAIQAPNHYDYVALRYTPAELRAHFHKLAWRKVTAFQTRNPMHRAHRELTVRAARQHRSNVLIHPVVGLTKPGDVDHFTRVRAYQALMPSYPEGLAHLALLPLAMRMAGPREAVWHAIIRKNFGATHFIVGRDHAGPGKNSQGVDFYGPYDAQELVAQFKDELDIEMVPFQAMTYLPGTDEYQPVDEVPKGTQTADISGTELRKRLRTGAAIPDWFSYTGVVKVLRDSYPPRPQQGFTVLLTGLHNSGKDTIARALQVTLQQHGGRSVSLLLGDELRGDLTPDQAHAPEEKHRNIQRIGFVASELTKAGAAVIAAPTAPYERSRKAFRDAVAGPGGNFFLVHVATPLAECEAADRRGVYKRARNGELKHFSGVSDPYEEPVDADLVVDLRKDSVPEIVHSIIMTLEQQNLV from the exons ATGGCCAACACTCCCCACGGCGGcgtcctcaaggacctTCTCACCCGCGATGCCCCCAAGCACGCTcagcttgccgaggaggcgcgctCGCTTCCagacctcttcctcactgAG CGTCAGCTCTgtgacctcgagctcatcctcaacgGCGGCTTCTCGCCACTCGAGGGCTTCATGAACGAGGCCGACTACACCTCGGTCCGCGACACGCTCCGCCTGGCCAAGGTCAACGGCCAGCGCCAAGGCAGCCTCTTCTCCATGCccatcaccctcgacgTCTCGCAGGAGGACATTGACCGTCTCAGCCTCAAGCCTGGCTCTCGCATCGCTCTCCGCGATTTCCGTGACGAGGCTGCCTTAGCCAtcatcaccctcgacgacatctACCGCCCCGACAAGGCGACCGAGGCCATTAACGTCAtgggcgccgacgacctcgcccacccGGCCGTCAAGTACCTCCACAACTCTATCAAGGAGTTCTACAtcggcggcaaggtcgaggcgatCCAGGCGCCCAACCACTACGACTACGTCGCCCTTCGCTACACGCCCGCCGAGCTCCGCGCCCACTTCCACAAGCTGGCCTGGAGAAAGGTGACTGCGTTCCAGACCCGCAACCCCATGCACCGCGCCCACCGCGAGCTCACCGTTCGTGCCGCCCGCCAGCACCGCTCCAACGTCCTCATCCAccccgtcgtcggccttACCAAGCCCGGAGACGTCGACCACTTCACTCGTGTCCGCGCGTACCAGGCTCTCATGCCTTCGTACCCCGAGGGCCTCGCGcatctcgccctccttcccctcgcCATGCGCATGGCTGGTCCCCGTGAGGCTGTCTGGCACGCCATCATCCGCAAGAACTTTGGCGCCACCCACTTTATCGTCGGCCGTGACCACGCCGGCCCAGGCAAGAACAGCCAGGGTGTCGACTTCTACGGGCCATACGACGCtcaggagctcgtcgcgcagttcaaggacgagctcgataTCGAGATGGTCCCATTCCAGGCTATGACCTACCTCCCCGGCACCGACGAGTACCAGCcggttgacgaggtgccCAAGGGCACCCAGACCGCCGACATCTCGGGCACGGAGCTCCGCAAGCGCCTCCGCACCGGCGCTGCGATCCCTGACTGGTTCTCGTACACTGGTGTCGTCAAGGTCCTCCGTGACTCGTACCCCCCTCGCCCGCAGCAGGGCTTCACTGTCCTCCTCACAGGTCTCCACAACTCGGGCAAGGACACTATTGCTCGCGCACTCCAGGTCACGCTTCAGCAGCACGGTGGCCGCTCCGTCTCGCTCTTGCTCGGTGACGAGCTCCGCGGCGACCTGACGCCCGACCAGGCACACGCTCCTGAGGAGAAGCACCGCAACATCCAGCGCATTGGCTTCGTCGCCTCCGAGCTGACCAAGGCCGGTGCCGCTGTCATCGCCGCTCCCACTGCACCTTACGAGCGCTCGCGCAAGGCCTtccgcgacgccgtcgcAGGGCCAGGCGGCAacttcttcctcgtccacgtcgCCACCCCTCTTGCCGAGTGTGAGGCTGCcgaccgccgcggcgtgtacaagcgcgcgcgcaacggcgagctcaagcACTTCTCGGGCGTGTCGGACCCCTACGAGGAGCCAGTtgacgccgacctcgttgTTGACCTCCGCAAGGACTCGGTCCCCGAGATTGTCCACTCCATCATCATGACGCTCGAGCAGCAGAACCTCGTCTAA
- a CDS encoding uncharacterized protein (Phytanoyl-CoA dioxygenase (PhyH)) has translation MALTPAQLSQWEEEGYLVLPSFFSQAETKEMLDRTHALLSSFDPTTHPLTRFTTAADGPNAHVGDEYFLNSGDKIRFFLEPGAVTPATATEPARLNVPADRSVNKIGHALLLDPVFGKYTLGDRMTEVAKSLGAHKSARVLQSMVICKQPRIGGEVPCHNDSTFLYTDPPSAVGCWIALEDCTPQNGCLSFLPGSHKTARISSRFVRASGGGTTFEPVPCVKPNEEDWDALPGWKEAPCTAGTMVLIHGSVMHRSPPNPSNRTRIIYTFHMVDGECVYDEKNWLQPTPEMPFAKLF, from the exons ATGGCCCTCACCCCCGCCCAACTATCCCaatgggaggaggagggctACCTCGTCCTTCCTTCGTTCTTTTCCCAAGCCGAAACAAAGGAGATGCTGGATAGGACACACGCGCTTCTCTCTTCTTTCGATCCCACAACCCACCCTCTGACGCGCTtcaccaccgccgcagACGGGCCGAACGCCCACGTCGGTGACGAGTACTTTCTCAATTCCGGGGACAAGATCCGGTTCTTCCTAGAGCCTGGCGCTGTTACCCCCGCAACGGCTACCGAACCCGCTCGCCTCAACGTACCCGCCGATCGGAGCGTCAATAAGATTGGGCATGCGTTGCTTCTCGATCCGGTATTTGGCAAGTATACTCTTGGCGACAGGATGACGGAGGTGGCCAAGAGCCTTGGAGCTCATAAGAGTGCGAGAGTGCTGCAGAGCATGGTTATTTGCAAACAGCCGCGCAtaggcggcgagg TGCCATGCCACAACGACTCAACGTTCCTGTACACGGACCCGCCCAGTGCTGTCGGGTGCTGGATCGCGCTCGAAGACTGCACCCCACAGAACGGCTGCCTCTCCTTTCTTCCCGGCAGTCACAAGACCGCTCGCATCAGCTCGCGCTTCGTCCGCGCCTCTGGTGGCGGGACGACTTTCGAGCCTGTTCCTTGCGTTAAGCccaacgaggaggactgGGACGCTCTTCCCGGTTGGAAGGAGGCGCCTTGTACCGCCGGCACGATGGTGCTCATCCATGGAAGCGTGATGcaccgctcgccgccgaacCCGAGCAACCGCACACGCATAATCTACACCTTCCACATGGTCGATGGCGAGTGTGTTTACGATGAGAAGAACTGGCTCCAGCCCACGCCTGAGATGCCGTTCGCTAAGCTCTTCTGA
- the THI6 gene encoding uncharacterized protein (Thiamine monophosphate synthase): MKPEVDYSVYLVTGRELLPEGKDYYESLEESLQGGVTVVQVREKDVDTGKFVEVARKTKEVCDKYNVPLLINDRVDVFLAVGCAGVHVGQSDMPASQVRALIGDDAILGVSVSNEKEAVQAVQDGVDYVGIGAVWPTASKDVTAKPKLAPSGTGVLLDIIASQGEKGLATQAVAIGGIHAHNTPFLLHGSVGASGKALDGVAVISAIVASQTPKEKAAELRAITDAFKASREGTNSETAVFPAPQRGAEELIKAAAELFAVVRDTTPLVHQITNAVVINDSANATLAIGASPIMATNPRDCADLSPVIGALLINFGTITDKEGMFVAGRHANMNGKPLVFDPVAVGATSFRRETSVELFSAWQPTVIKGNPAEIATLAERSDVATRGVDSVGAGFKDPADVVRTLARRRRAIVVMTGEQDYISDGATVLRVSNGHELLDVITGSGCMTGTLVATFCAAARTAHIKAHGEEKGAFPLVRGDMLAAALAGVLSINVAAERAVAREDVRGPGTFRAALIDELYAVRPADVLQRANVEVI; the protein is encoded by the exons ATGAAGCCAGAGGTCGACTACTCAGTCTACCTCGTCACGGGGCGCGAACTGCTCCCAGAGGGCAAGGACTACTATGagtcgctcgaggagagccTGCAGGGCGGCGTGACGGTCGTGCAGGTCCGCGAGAAGGATGTCGACACTGGCAAgttcgtcgaggtcgcgcgcaaGACGAAGGAGGTGTGCGATAAG TACAACGTCCCCCTCCTGATCAACGACCGCGTTGacgtcttcctcgccgtcggctGTGCGGGCGTGCACGTTGGGCAGAGCGACATGCCCGCGTCGCAGGTGCGTGCTCTcatcggcgacgacgcgatcCTCGGCGTGTCTGTGTCGAACGAAAAGGAGGCCGTCCAGGCCGTCCAGGACGGTGTTGACTATGTGGGAATTGGAGCAGTGTGGCCCACAGCCAGCAAGGACGTCACCGCCAAGCCGAAGCTTGCGCCCAGCGGCACGGGCGTACTTCTCGACATCATCGCTTCCCAGGGCGAGAAGGGGCTCGCGACGCAGGCTGTCGCGATCGGTGGCATTCACGCGCACAACACCCCGTTCCTCCTTCACGGCTCAGTCGGTGCCTCTGGTAAGGCGCTTGACGGCGTTGCGGTTATTTCGGCCATTGTCGCGAGTCAGACGCcaaaggagaaggccgccgagctccgcGCCATCACCGACGCATTCAaggcgtcgcgcgaggGAACGAACTCCGAAACCGCAGTTTTCCCGGCTCCCCAGcgtggcgccgaggagctgatcaaggccgccgcggaACTGTTCGCTGTCGTCCGTGACACGACGCCGCTCGTGCACCAGATCACGAACGCTGTCGTGATTAACGACAGCGCGAACGCGACCCTCGCAATCGGCGCGTCGCCTATCATGGCGACGAATCCCCGCGACTGTGCCGACCTCTCGCCCGTCATTGGTGCGCTGCTCATCAACTTTGGCACGATCAccgacaaggagggcatGTTTGTGGCTGGCCGCCACGCCAACATGAACGGCAAGCCGCTCGTGTTCGACCCCGTGGCAGTTGGCGCGACGAGTTTCCGGCGCGAGACGAGCGTCGAGCTCTTCTCGGCTTGGCAGCCAACCGTCATCAAGGGGAACCCGGCTGAGATCGCCACCCTCGCGGAGCGCTCCGACGTGGCcacgcgcggcgtcgactcTGTCGGTGCTGGGTTCAAGGACCCCGCCGATGTCGTACGTACCCTTGCCCGCCGCAGACGTGCAATCGTCGTCATGACCGGCGAGCAGGACTACATCTCGGACGGCGCGACCGTGCTGCGCGTGAGTAACGGCcacgagctgctcgacgtAATCACTGGCAGCGGGTGCATGACCGGCACGTTGGTTGCGACGTTCTGCGCAGCCGCACGCACCGCGCACATCAAGGCGCacggggaggagaagggtgCCTTCCCGCTCGTCCGCGGGGACAtgctcgcggccgccctcgccggcgTCCTCTCCATCAATGTggcggccgagcgcgccgttGCGCGTGAGGACGTGCGTGGGCCCGGCACGTTCCGTGCCGCCCTGATCGACGAGCTGTATGCCGTGCGTCCGGCAGACGTTCTGCAGCGAGCcaacgtcgaggtcatctAG
- the cdc17 gene encoding uncharacterized protein (ATP dependent DNA ligase C terminal region) produces MSGVDSPVRAPVRKVKRVIESDEEGSPSPVKARNGADTMSPPAKKAKLDMGFFQPKKASQKSPSPKKSASPTREVKTEGKDVKKTEIKKGANKEKGPEKKPAANGKPLASIFAKPVKKEEPEDEDKAFINDDEEGEDEISDEELEEQEGKAAVKLAAMFTKDFKSNVADKGWKEGEPVPYAALVATFEQIEATTKRLEILNILTQFLRVVAERDTDPEASNLLKTVYLCINRLCPDYEGLELGIGETILMKAIAESTGRNVKQIKEDLKKEGDLGKVAMASRNKQKTLFKPKPLTVTSVFQRLTAIAKTSGNQSQAKKVGLINQLLSACQGNEAKFIIRSLEGKLRIGLAERSLPTALGHAIVLKNNEGKKLSPEVMSKKLEEASVIVKAVYSELPNYDIIVPALMKGGIHHLRENCKLTPGVPLKPMLAKPTKAITEVLDRFDGKQFTCEYKYDGERAQVHLLEDGTIAVFSRNSEDMSAKYPDMVDQIPRCIKEGVKSFVLDAEAVAYDPQEQKLLPFQELSRRKRKDVKTEDITVRVHLFAFDLLYLNGESLLQKELRERREILNAHFQPVESEFGFAKASDSSSTEDISAFLEESIKDGCEGLMVKLLTTDASTYEPSRRSMNWLKLKKDYLEGVGDSLDLVVVGAYYGKGKRTNWYGAYLLACYDPDSENFQTICKIGTGFSEEQLKAQYEELHPLEMAKPRGDIEVGGAKPDVWFEPKVVWEVLTADLSLSPVYTAAHGLIESRGISLRFPRFLRARDDKDADDATTAEQVAEFYQRQATAGNKKGGGSAEDYW; encoded by the exons ATGTCGG GCGTCGACAGTCCCGTTAGAGCGCCCGTGCGCAAGGTCAAGCGCGTCATCGagtcggacgaggagggctcGCCGTCTCCCGTGAAGGCGAGGAACGGGGCTGATA ccaTGTCGCCGCCAGCGAAGAAAGCCAAGCTAGACATGGGCTTCTTTCAGCCCAAGAAGGCGTCGCAGAagtcgccatcgccgaaGAAGTCGGcttcgccgacgagggAGGTGAAGACCGAGGGGAAGGACGTGAAGAAGACCGAGATCAAGAAGGGGGCCaacaaggagaaggggcCAGAGAAGAAACCTGCAGCAAACGGCAAGCCACTAGCGTCCATCTTCGCCAAGCCTGTCAAGAAGGAAGAGCcggaggatgaggacaaGGCCTTCATTaacgatgacgaggaaggtgaggacgagatcagcgacgaggagctcgaggaacAGGAGGGGAAGGCTGCGGTCAAGCT CGCTGCCATGTTCACCAAGGACTTCAAATCCAACGTTGCCGACAAGGGGtggaaggaaggcgagCC ggtGCCGTACGCCGCGTTAGTAGCGACTTTCGAGCAGATAGAGGCAACGACGAAGCGTCTCGAGATCTTAAACATTCTCACCCAGTTCCTACGTGTCGTCGCAGAGCGTGACACCGACCCCGAGGcctccaacctcctcaaAACAGTGTACCTTTGCATAAACAGG TTATGCCCCGATTACGAGGGTCTGGAGCTCGGAATCGGCGAGACGATCCTCATGAAAGCTATCGCGGAGAGTACGGGCCGCAACGTCAAGCagatcaaggaggacctcaagaaggagggcgatCTGGGCAAAGTTGCGATG GCATCGCGCAACAAGCAGAAGACGCTGTTCAAGCCCAAACCGCTAACTGTTACCTCTGTTTTCCAGCGCTTAACAGCCATTGCCAAGACATCGGGTAACCAG TCACAAGCCAAGAAGGTTGGCCTCATCAACCAGCTCCTCTCGGCGTGTCAGGGCAACGAGGCCAAGTTCATCATTCGTAGTCTGGAGGGCAAGCTGCGTATCGGTCTTGCCGAGCGGTCACTTCCCACCGCGCTTGGACACGCGATTGTTCTCAAGAACAACG AGGGCAAGAAACTGTCGCCAGAAGTCATGTCGAAGAAATTGGAAGAGGCTAGCGTGATTGTGAAGGCAGTGTACAG TGAACTCCCCAACTACGATATCATCGTTCCCGCTCTGATGAAGGGTGGTATCCACCACTTGAGGGAAAACTGCAAGCTCACACCTG GTGTGCCGCTGAAGCCCATGCTGGCCAAGCCTACCAAGGCCATCACAGAGGTGCTCGACCGCTTCGATGGCAAGCAATTCACGTGCGAGTACAAGTAtgatggcgagcgagcaCAAGTGCACCTCCTTGAGGACGGCACCATCGCCGTGTTCAGTCGCAACTCGGAGGACATGAGCGCCAAGTACCCGGACATGGTTGACCAGATCCCACGCTGCATCAAGGAGGGCGTGAAGTCGTTTGttctcgacgccgaggccgtggCGTACGATCCGCAAGAACAGAAACTGCTGCCCTTCCAGGAGCTCAGCCGACGCAAACGCAAGGACGTGAAGACGGAAGACATTACCGTCCGCGTCCACTTGTTTGCATTCGATCTTCTGTATTTGAACGGCGAG AGCTTGTTGCAGaaggagctgcgcgagcgacgTGAGATTCTGAACGCACACTTCCAGCCCGTCGAGAGCGAGTTCGGGTTCGCCAAGGCCTCCGACAGCTCGAGCACGGAGGACATCTCGGCATTCCTCGAAGAGAGTATCAAGGACGGATGTGAAGGCCTCATGGTCAAGCTGCTAACTACCGACGCGTCAACATACGAGcccagccgccgcagcaTGAACTGGTTGAAG ctcaagaaggactacctcgagggcgtcggcgaTTCGCTCGACCTGGTGGTCGTCGGCGCATACTacggcaagggcaagcggACAAACTGGTACGGCGCCTACTTGCTCGCATGTTACGACCCAGACTCGGAGAACTTCCAGACAATCTGCAAGATCGGCACCGGCTTCTCCGaggagcagctcaaggctCAATACGAGGAGCTGCACCCACTCGAGATGGCCAAGCCGCGAGGCGAcatcgaggtcggcggggCCAAGCCCGACGTGTGGTTCGAGCCCAAGGTCGTCTGGGAGGTGCTCACCGCCGacctctcgctctcgcccgTCTACACTGCTGCCCATGGATTG atcGAGAGCCGTGGCATCTCGCTGCGTTTCCCACGCTTCCTACGCGCCcgcgacgacaaggacgccgacgacgcgacgacTGCAGAGCAG GTGGCCGAATTTTACCAGCGTcaggcgacggcggggaACAAGAAGGGAGGTGGGAGTGCAGAGGATTACTGGTGA
- the SYG1 gene encoding uncharacterized protein (EXS family), whose amino-acid sequence MKFGSYLADNATPEWARAYIDYRALKKQIKRIVARMHDEGEDVDDRSSDDEDHGPSRRAVDTSGRTQIGTARPTPERTSSYRSGRSSASAVGVRPAVTNPSAVRSPLSSTEVHQSTPATPLTSDRPSPSYATIAANAVRTVSDDGSSNASGADADVEGEGETEGESQPVPANADTGQPSDSWKWKRRGSVLIAGLSPKLSLIPGRAQASVGLSPANTQDAPSGNRSIRSLRLPSPKLQARSYRTFEELYDTLEPDEKAFFDLLDQQLEKVEDFYSARETEATRRFHQLSDQLTELAEHRRIFHEQYPEGVPEWEAKMGRALQIPGYDEFWPSRIAQKLHLRQPSMLKGNSRRNSTNSRATVVPFPLTGLTTPSGSGSDVGAGSANGARVTKLPRQYNPERYLKYKKDLRNAMFEFYRQLELLKNYRILNLTGFRKALKKFEKATRIQCLELYTEDRIGPCSFARGETIDSLIRQTEELFTKHFEHGDAKRARLKLREGDQPMTHYLTVFRSAMMMGLGLPAMVLAIVKVFDEHTREEIPEWGALLQLYSGLFIPVFFGLLFELNLTAWVEARINYEFVMELNRPTLDYRSFMEIPSFLFMTLSYCLFFSFYQIARGSVAVTTWPLAWTVFTCAFFLNPLPIFRRRVRWWFLRVLFRVCTPGYSRVEFIAFFVADELNSLVYTLQNFMFMGCVYAKHWPGDQTFHVCKTGQSWPYALLAVLPPLSRLIQCLKRYHDSGLYIHLINGGKYCSSILTACLFVYWRSQAKPLEGAPFIVWVIFATVSSAYTSIWDLVVDWSLLRPGCRGLRRDLGYSSHSFYYFAMVSNVLIRFIWIWYIPHHANLTKLRSFIFAMFEMLRRWQWNFFRVETEHLGNADAYRVTREIPLPYRSTKRSDSDDEYSSVKSSMKTTPLMAKLRHIRTTIVGEHAAGRGLDALNVGARGHAAQREYEARRPGDFVRSSGSARPAAVQRSVSRRTNASDDSNV is encoded by the exons ATGAAGTTCGGCAG TTACCTCGCGGACAACGCGACGCCCGAATGGGCTCGCGCGTATATTGACTACCGCGCACTCAAGAAGCAAATCAAGCGCATCGTCGCACGCATGCacgatgagggcgaggacgtcgacgaccggtcctcggacgacgaggaccaCGGCCCCTCCCGACGCGCCGTGGACACAAGCGGGCGTACCCAGATCGGGACCGCTCGGCCAACCCCAGAACGGACGTCAAGCTATCGCTCGGGGCGGTCAAGTGCCTCGGCCGTTGGTGTGCGCCCAGCTGTCACGAATCCCAGCGCTGTCCGCTCCCCGTTGAGCTCGACCGAGGTTCACCAATCCACCCCGGCGACCCCGTTAACTAGTGACCGA CCGAGCCCCAGTTACG CCACAATCGCCGCCAATG CTGTCCGCACCGTATCGGACGATGGAAGCAGCAacgcgagcggcgcggacgcggacgtggaaggcgagggtgagaccgagggcgagtCTCAGCCTGTCCCAGCCAACGCCGACACCGGACAGCCATCCGACAGTTGGAagtggaagaggagaggatCTGTCCTAATCGCGGGTTTATCGCCCAAGCTCTCATTAATCCCGGGCCGCGCACAGGCGAGTGTTGGCCTCTCGCCTGCTAACACGCAAGACGCGCCCAGCGGGAACCGCTCGATCC GCTCGTTGAGGTTGCCATCGCCCAAGCTACAGGCGCGTAGCTACCGGACATTTGAAGAGTTGTACGACACTCTCGAGCCAGACGAGAAGGCCTTTTttgacctcctcgaccagcagctagagaaggtcgaggatTTCTactcggcgcgcgagacCGAGGCAACGCGCCGATTCCACCAGTTGAGCGACCAGCTCACAGAACTCGCCGAGCACAGGCGCATCTTCCACGAGCAATACCCCGAGGGCGTACCAGAGTGGGAGGCGAAGATGGGCCGGGCACTCCAGATCCCCGGCTACGACGAGTTCTGGCCGTCGAGGATCGCGCAGAAgctccacctccgccaACCATCCATGCTCAAGGGCaactcgaggaggaactCTACCAATAGTAGAGCCACTGTTGTCCCATTTCCATTGACTGGCCTCACCACTCCGTCGGGGAGTGGGTCGGACGTCGGGGCGGGCAGTGCGAACGGCGCAAGAGTGACAAAGTTGCCGCGTCAATACAACCCCGAGCGGTACCTCAAGTACAAGAAGGACTTGCGCAACGCGATGTTCGAGTTCTaccgccagctcgagctgctcaagaaCTACCGCATTCTCAATCTAACAGGCTTCCGCAAGGCGCTGAAGAAGTTCGAGAAGGCCACTAGAATCCAGTGCCTGGAACTTTACACAGAGGACCGAATCGGGCCGTGCTCTTTTGCGCGTGGCGAGACCATCGACTCACTCATCCGACAGACCGAGGAGTTGTTCACGAAGCACTTCGAGCACGGTGACGCGAAGCGCGCGCGACTCAAGCTCCGTGAGGGTGACCAGCCTATGACGCACTACCTCACCGTTTTCCGATCAGCGATGATGATGGGCTTAGGCCTGCCAGCCATGGTCCTCGCCATTGTCAAGGTGTTCGACGAGCACACGCGCGAAGAGATTCCCGAGTGGGGCGCGCTCCTGCAGCTGTACAGCGGCCTGTTTATCCCCGTCTTCTTCGGGTTACTCTTTGAGCTCAACCTCACGGCATgggtcgaggcgcgcatCAACTATGAGTTCGTCATGGAGCTCAATCGCCCGACCCTCGATTACCGGAGTTTCATGGAGATCCCGAGCTTCCTCTTCATGACGCTGAGCTACTGTCTCTTCTTCAGCTTCTACCAAATCGCGCGTGGCAGTGTCGCCGTTACAACATGGCCCCTGGCCTGGACAGTGTTCACGTGTGCCTTCTtcctcaaccccctccCGATCTTCCGGCGGCGCGTTCGCTGGTGGTTCCTTCGCGTACTTTTCCGTGTGTGCACGCCCGGCTACTCGCGTGTCGAGTTCATCGCCTTCTTCGTCGCGGATGAGCTCAACTCTCTCGTCTACACCCTCCAGAACTTCATGTTCATGGGCTGCGTGTATGCCAAGCACTGGCCGGGCGACCAGACATTTCACGTGTGTAAGACAGGCCAGTCGTGGCCGTACGCACTCTTAGCGGTGCTCCCCCCGCTCTCGCGTTTGATCCAGTGCTTAAAGCGTTACCATGATTCTGGGCTCTACATCCATCTCATCAACGGCGGCAAGTACTGTTCATCGATCCTCACGGCATGCCTCTTCGTATACTGGCGGAGCCAAGCGAAGCCTCTGGAAGGAGCGCCCTTCATCGTCTGGGTCATCTTCGCGACCGTGTCGAGCGCCTACACCTCGATCTGG gatTTGGTGGTCGACTGGAGTCTGCTACGTCCCGGCTGCCGCGGTCTCCGCAGGGACCTCGGGTACAGCTCCCACTCATTCTACTACTTTGCGATGGTGTCTAACGTGCTCATCCGCTTTATCTGGATTTGGTACATTCCCCACCacgccaacctcaccaAGCTCCGCTCGTTCATATTCGCGATGTTCGAGATGCTGCGCCGCTGGCAGTGGAACTTTT TCCGTGTCGAGACCGAACATCTCGGTAACGCTGACGCGTACCGTGTCACGCGCGAGATTCCGCTGCCCTACCGTTCCACGAAACGCAGCGACTCTGACGATGAATACTCGAGCGTCAAGTCATCGATGAAGACGACGCCACTAATGGCCAAGCTACGGCACATCCGCACGACTATTGTTGGCGAGCATGCCGCCGGCCGCGGgcttgacgcgctcaacgttggcgcgcgcgggcACGCTGCACAGCGGGAGTACGAGGCGCGGCGTCCAGGCGACTTTGTGCGcagctcgggctcggcaCGCCCTGCTGCTGTGCAGCGTTCAGTGTCACGTCGTACCAacgccagcgacgacaGCAACGTATAA
- the QOR1 gene encoding uncharacterized protein (N-terminal domain of oxidoreductase), whose translation MAPTEQKIWIVNENPIAEVQPDTFRLETRPLPALKDGEVLVQVEFISNDPAQRGWIQKGSDPERAYVKPVRAGEPMRAGGVGKVVDSKSSKWKTGQRVYGYLGWADYVVLPEASIMMEAIDLPGVTAASLSVLGMVAVTAYQGIFEVLDCKPEHTVLVSGAAGAVGSAAIQYAKHVVGAKRVVGIAGGPEKCRWVESIGADACVDYKDPNFAANLKEALQGYADRYFENVGGQVLNAAFRVIKRYGKIGICGMISGYNGKIDPLPGFFEVISNRLTIEGFLVLDVAPRYGEIVQKIAGWAKEGKIKLDESETVVPTKIDDVPQTWQRLFRGENRGKLVTQLVV comes from the exons ATGGCACCCACCGAGCAGAAGATCTGGATCGTCAACGAGAACCCCATCGCCGAGGTGCAGCCTGACACGTTCAGGCTGGAGACCCGCCCTCTCCCAGccctcaaggacggcgaggtgctTGTGCAGGTCGAGTTTATCTCAAACGACCCAGCTCAGCGCGGTTGGATCCAGAAGGGTTCGGACCCGGAGCGCGCATACGTCAAGCCCGTTCGGGCCGGCGAACCTATGCGTGCAGGCGGTGTCGGCAAGGTCGTGGACAGCAAGAGCAGCAAGTGGAAGACCGGACAGCGGGTGTACGGATACCTTGGCTGGGCCGACTATGTCGTTCTTCCCGAGGCGTCCATCATGATGGAGGCGAT TGACCTCCCAGGTgtcaccgccgcctcgctctccgTGCTCGGCATGGTTGCCGTCACGGCGTACCAGGGCATCTTTGAGGTGCTGGACTGCAAGCCCGAGCACACTGTTCTTGTTTCAGGCGCTGCTGGCGCTGTTGGATCCGCGGCTATCCAGTACGCCAAACACGTCGTTGGTGCCAAGCGCGTTGTTGGTATTGCTGGTGGACCGGAAAAGTGCCGCTGGGTCGAGAGCATTGGCGCGGACGCTTGCGTCGATTACAAGGACCCTAACTTTGCTGCCAACCTCAAGGAGGCACTGCAGGGATACGCAGACCGCTACTTTGAGAATGTTGGTGGCCAGGTGCTCAACGCCGCGTTCCGTGTTATTAAGCGGTACGGCAAGATTGGTATCTGTGGCATGATCTCTG gctACAACGGCAAGATTGACCCCCTTCCGGGATTCTTCGAGGTCATCTCGAACCGCCTCACCATTGAGggcttcctcgtcctcgacgttgcACCGCGTTACGGCGAGATCGTGCAGAAGATTGCCGGGTGGGCAAAGGAGGGCAAGATCAAGCTTGATGAGAGCGAGACGGTCGTCCCCACCAagatcgacgacgtccCCCAGACGTGGCAGCGCCTCTTCCGCGGCGAGAACCGTGGCAAGCTCGTCACCCAGCTGGTCGTGTAA